A genomic window from Deltaproteobacteria bacterium includes:
- a CDS encoding DUF6448 family protein, which produces MSRWTGIGCVAALVMILVLATAGNALAHCDTLDGPVVNLARQALAKGDVKIILPWVSAEKEGEIRKAFDLTMAVRGKGEKERELADMYFFETLVRVHREGEGAPYTGLKPAGLDLGPALPAADKALESGNPGPLLKLINEKIHDGIHKYYMEAREKKAHAGESVEAGRAYVNAYVPYLHFVERLYLDASTPVAHGAEEGTHDVRMKPGTPMEHKH; this is translated from the coding sequence ATGAGCAGATGGACGGGAATCGGGTGCGTGGCGGCGTTGGTCATGATCCTGGTGCTGGCGACGGCGGGGAACGCCCTGGCGCATTGCGACACGCTGGACGGGCCGGTCGTGAACCTCGCCCGCCAGGCGCTCGCCAAGGGGGACGTCAAGATCATCCTGCCGTGGGTGTCGGCGGAGAAGGAGGGGGAGATCCGGAAGGCGTTCGACCTGACGATGGCGGTTCGGGGGAAGGGAGAGAAGGAGAGGGAACTGGCCGACATGTACTTCTTCGAGACGTTGGTCCGGGTCCATCGGGAGGGAGAGGGGGCCCCGTACACCGGCCTGAAGCCGGCCGGGCTCGATCTCGGGCCGGCCCTCCCCGCCGCGGACAAGGCGCTGGAGTCCGGCAACCCCGGCCCGCTGCTGAAGCTGATCAACGAGAAGATCCACGATGGGATCCACAAGTATTACATGGAAGCGAGGGAGAAGAAGGCCCACGCGGGAGAGAGCGTGGAGGCGGGGCGCGCCTACGTCAATGCGTACGTGCCGTACCTGCACTTCGTGGAGCGGCTCTATCTCGATGCGAGCACGCCGGTCGCGCACGGAGCGGAAGAGGGAACGCATGATGTGCGCATGAAACCGGGGACGCCAATGGAGCACAAGCACTGA